GCTTGCGAGGCAATGGAAATGGGAGCAGCTGCAGTTATGGCGAATACAGCAATTGCGACAGCAGGAAATGTTGCAGAGATGGCAGAGGCATTTAAGAAAGCAATTGAGGCCGGAAGAAGTGCATACCTTGCCGGACTTGGAAGAACACTGGAACGAGGTGCAAGTGCATCTTCACCACTGACAGGATTTTTGGAAGACTAGGGGGATGTGAAGATGGAAAATACACATATTAATGAAAGTATTTTAAGCGAAGAAATTCTGGAAGATCAGAAGAAAAACAGAATTGATCATATGACATATCTTCCGGGAATGGAAGACATTGGTTCGGAAATTATGGATCAGGTAATAAGTGCAATGGAGGAATATGATTACAGTAAATATACAGCGGCAGATGTAAAAAATGCGATTGCACATTCGGAGCGTACACCAGAAGATTTCAAGGCACTTTTATCTCCGGCAGCGTTACCATTTCTGGAAGAAATCGCACAGGCCGCACAGCTGGAAACAAGAAAACATTTTGGAAATAGTGTTTATATGTTTACTCCGATCTATATTGCAAATTATTGTGAGAATTATTGTATTTATTGTGGATTCAACTGTCACAACAAAATTAACCGTGCACAATTAAATGCACAGGAGATTGAAAAAGAAATGGCGGCGATCGCTGAAACCGGATTACAGGAAATTCTGATTCTTACGGGAGAAAGCCGTAGCAAATCTACAGTAGAATATATAGGTGAAGCCTGTAAGATTGCAAGAAAATATTTTAAAGTAATCGGTCTGGAAATCTATCCGGTTAATTCGGATGAGTATGCATATTTGCATGAATGTGGTGCGGATTATGTTACAGTATTCCAGGAAACCTACAATTCGGATAAATATGAGACGCTGCATCTGGCAGGACATAAAAGAATCTTCCCATATCGTGTCAATGCACAGGAGAGAGCTTTAAAAGGAGGTATGCGAGGCGTTGGTTTCGGAGCACTTCTTGGATTGGATGATTTCAGAAAAGATGCATTTGCAACAGGATATCATGCATACCTTTTACAACGAAAATATCCACATGCAGAGATTGCATTTTCATGTCCGAGACTTCGTCCGATTATTAATAATGACAGAATCAATCCGATGGATGTCCATGAGCCGCAGCTTTTACAGGTAGTCTGTGCATATCGTCTGTTTATGCCATTTGCAAGCATTACAGTTTCAACGAGAGAGTGTGCACGTGTCAGAGATAATCTGGTAAGTATTTCTGCAACAAAAATTTCTGCGGGGGTAAGTACAGGAATTGGAAGTCATGTGGACGATATTGAAGATAAGGGTGATGACCAGTTTGAAATTTCGGATGAACGTTCTGTAGATGAGGTGTATCAGGCGTTATTAGAGCGTCATTTACAGCCGGTTATGAGTGATTATATTTACGTGTAAATCAGACTTCATTTGAGTCGGGTAAAGATTTTATACATAAAAACAAAGGAGACGAAAAATGAATTGCGATTTGGCAGGGCAGGATTTCAAAATCATAGCAGTTAGTAATCGTAAATTGTGTGAAAGACCATTTACAGAGCAGATAGAACGTGTATGTCAGATAAAGCCAGAAGCAATTATCCTGCGTGAAAAAGATTTGTCAGAAGAGGAATATAAAATTTTGGCTGAAAGGATAATGGAAAGCTGCGAACAGTATCAGGTTAAATGTATTTTACATACTTTCTGGAAAACAGCTGCTAAGCTTGGCTGTACTTCGATACATCTTCCTATGGCAGAATTAAGAAAACTTCCGGAAGAAGAGAAAAAACATTTTAGAGAAATAGGTACTTCTGTTCATTCTGTGGAAGAGGCAGAAGAGGCAGTCAATCTTGGAGCAACGTATTTGACAGCGGGGCATATTTATACGACAAACTGTAAGAAAGGTGTTCCGCCAAGAGGACTTGGATTTCTAAAAGAGGTTTGCAGCAGGGTGAAGCGTCCTGTATATGCAATCGGAGGAATCCGGTTTGATCAAGAACAGTGGGAAGAACTAAAACAGGCAGGCGCAGAAGGCGGTTGCATCATGTCTGGGATGATGAACCTTTAGGGACGGGGATTTCCGGCTTTTTTAAAGCCGGAAATCCCCGTTTTTACATATAAAGCAAAAGAAAAATCAGAAGTCATAGAATAACTTGCTTGAAAAGACTGGACTTACAAAGAAATAAAATGTACACTGAAAAGAAGCTCAAAAAAATGAAGCTATTAATTAGGAGGAAA
This Ruminococcus hominis DNA region includes the following protein-coding sequences:
- the thiH gene encoding 2-iminoacetate synthase ThiH produces the protein MENTHINESILSEEILEDQKKNRIDHMTYLPGMEDIGSEIMDQVISAMEEYDYSKYTAADVKNAIAHSERTPEDFKALLSPAALPFLEEIAQAAQLETRKHFGNSVYMFTPIYIANYCENYCIYCGFNCHNKINRAQLNAQEIEKEMAAIAETGLQEILILTGESRSKSTVEYIGEACKIARKYFKVIGLEIYPVNSDEYAYLHECGADYVTVFQETYNSDKYETLHLAGHKRIFPYRVNAQERALKGGMRGVGFGALLGLDDFRKDAFATGYHAYLLQRKYPHAEIAFSCPRLRPIINNDRINPMDVHEPQLLQVVCAYRLFMPFASITVSTRECARVRDNLVSISATKISAGVSTGIGSHVDDIEDKGDDQFEISDERSVDEVYQALLERHLQPVMSDYIYV
- a CDS encoding thiamine phosphate synthase; translated protein: MNCDLAGQDFKIIAVSNRKLCERPFTEQIERVCQIKPEAIILREKDLSEEEYKILAERIMESCEQYQVKCILHTFWKTAAKLGCTSIHLPMAELRKLPEEEKKHFREIGTSVHSVEEAEEAVNLGATYLTAGHIYTTNCKKGVPPRGLGFLKEVCSRVKRPVYAIGGIRFDQEQWEELKQAGAEGGCIMSGMMNL